One stretch of Corvus hawaiiensis isolate bCorHaw1 chromosome 1, bCorHaw1.pri.cur, whole genome shotgun sequence DNA includes these proteins:
- the LOC125335579 gene encoding olfactory receptor 10A5-like — translation MEPAEERDAGNHTLLTDFVLSGLSSRPELQHLLFFTICFIYSMTLFGNLLICMVTVHPTLRVPMYFFLRVLSFLDISTASVVVPKMLVNLLSEDRSISYSGCVTQLYCVVFLAATEWYLLAAMAYDRYVAVCSPLRYAAIMNTRVCLSLVLLSCCSGNVVSVVQTAWVFTLSFCGPRRINYFFCDIPPLIMLSCTDTSLYEKQIISATVLVILTPFCLILLSYACIISSILKLSSAESRHKTFSTCSSHLTVVTLYCASGTLIYLQPKSSNSQDTKKILALIYTTVIPTLNPLIYSLKNKEVREVLIRVIAALMKR, via the coding sequence ATGGAGCCAGCAGAGGAACGAGATGCAGGAAACCACACCCTGCTGACCGACTTTGTCCTCTCTGGATTGTCCAGCCGCCCAGAACTTCAGCACTTGCTGTTCTTCACAATCTGCTTTATTTACAGCATGACTCTCTTTGGAAACCTTCTCATCTGCATGGTCACAGTGCACCCCACCCTCCGCGTGCCCATGTACTTCTTCCTCCGCGTCCTGTCCTTCCTGGATATTTCCACAGCATCAGTCGTTGTCCCCAAGATGCTGGTAAACCTCCTGTCAGAGGACAGGAGCATCTCCTACTCGGGCTGTGTCACACAGCTCTACTGTGTGGTGTTCTTAGCGGCCACTGAGTGGTACCTTTTGGCAGCCATGGCCTATGACCGCTACGTGGCCGTATGCAGCCCCCTGAGATACGCTGCCATCATGAACACCAGAGTCTGCCTCTCCTtggtgctgctgtcctgctgcagtGGCAATGTTGTGTCGGTGGTGCAGACAGCCTGGGTGTTCACGTTGTCCTTTTGTGGGCCCAGGAGGATTAACTACTTCTTCTGTGACATTCCCCCGCTCATCATGCTCTCCTGCACCGACACCTCGCTGTACGAGAAGCAAATCATCTCAGCCACAGTGCTCGTCATCCTCACACCCTTCTGCCTCATCCTGCTGTCCTATGCCTGCATCATCTCCAGCATCCTGAAGCTTtcctctgcagagagcagacACAAGACCTTCTCCACCTGTTCCTCACACCTTACTGTTGTAACATTGTACTGTGCAAGTGGGACTTTGATTTACTTACAGCCAAAATCCAGTAATTCACAAGACacaaagaaaatccttgctcTGATATACACAACTGTAATTCCCACATTAAACCCCCTGATTTACAGCTTGAAGAATAAAGAAGTGAGAGAAGTACTAATCAGAGTGATAGCTGCGTTGATGAAGAGATGA
- the LOC125331615 gene encoding olfactory receptor 4D2-like has translation MELKNITTTVTEFVLLGLTRNHKLQYCLYVIFFLIYVITWLMNFTIIAMVAVDQQLHTPMYFLLANLAFLDISDSSVNTPKLLSGLLTQRTTISFSECFLQMFFFHFIAGAMSFLLVGMTIDRYVAIYEPLRYLAIMNWNVCIGLVAAAWFAGFLHSVIQTGFLLQLPFCGPNVLDNFYCDVPQVIKLACTDTRRAELQMVFNSGGILITLFVILIISYIVILLKIRMCITEGKRKALSTCGTQITVVSLIFIPSIFTYAQPDKKHPRDKVASIVYTVVTPMLNPMIYTLRNTEMKKAIRRTLGKIFLSGGIQKPHRIADQKTSNLVFP, from the coding sequence ATGGAATTAAAGAACATCACCACTACGGTGACAGAATTTGTCCTGTTGGGCCTGACACGGAATCACAAGCTGCAGTATTGTCTCTATGTGATCTTCTTTCTCATCTATGTAATTACCTGGCTAATGAACTTCACCATCATTGCCATGGTGGCTGTGGATCAGCAGCTCCACACACCCATGTACTTTCTCCTGGCCAACCTCGCTTTCCTTGACATCAGCGATTCCTCGGTCAACACTCCCAAACTGCTGTCAGGCCTCCTCACCCAGCGTACAACGATCTCATTCAGTGAGTGCTTCCTCCAGATGTTCTTCTTCCATTTCATTGCAGGTGCAATGTCTTTTTTACTCGTAGGGATGACGATTGATCGGTACGTGGCCATCTACGAGCCGCTGCGCTACCTGGCTATCATGAACTGGAACGTGTGCATAGGACTGGTGGCAGCTGCGTGGTTTGCTGGATTTCTTCATTCTGTTATACAAActggttttcttcttcagctACCATTCTGTGGCCCAAACGTACTGGACAATTTCTACTGTGATGTCCCTCAAGTCATCAAACTAGCCTGCACTGACACTCGCAGGGCTGAACTACAGATGGTGTTTAACAGTGGAGGGATCCTCATCACCCTGTTTGTAATCTTGATTATTTCTTACATTGTCATCTTGCTTAAGATAAGGATGTGCATCACAGAAGGGAAGCGAAAAGCCCTGTCTACCTGTGGGACACAGATAACTGTTGTGAGCTTAATATTCATCCCCTCCATCTTCACCTATGCTCAGCCTGATAAGAAACACCCTAGGGACAAGGTGGCCTCCATTGTTTATACTGTGGTCACTCCCATGCTAAACCCAATGATCTACACATTGAGAAACACTGAGATGAAAAAGGCCATCAGGAGAACACtggggaaaatatttctgtcaggAGGCATACAGAAACCACATAGGATAGCAGATCAAAAGACATCAAATCTGGTGTTTCCATGA
- the LOC125335576 gene encoding mast cell protease 1A-like yields the protein MLLLLLLTSASVLLPWAGAGRIIGGREVKPHSRPYMAYLKIQTHSKTSSCGGFLIRPDAVLSAAHCVDKEGTMRVTVILGAHNISDREWSQQKIRVGHWVIHPNYCRVSFKNDIVLLKLKPRARITKYVQLLSLPRSNERVTAGAECKVSGWGWTSVTGLRTNVMKEVELKVQNEEKCQQFPNYQHQSMICVGDDYGKKAVYHGDSGGPLVCGQKAHGIVSHGHKQCLFPEVFTRISYFEPWIREQLRRFALQELPGSPSSD from the exons atgctgcttctccttctgctcACGAGTGCTTCTGTCcttctgccctgggctggggctg GAAGGATCATTGGTGGACGAGAAGTGAAGCCCCACTCCAGACCCTACATGgcttatttaaaaattcaaactcACTCAAAAACTAGTTCCTGTGGAGGGTTCCTGATTCGCCCAGATGCAGTGCTCTCAGCAGCTCACTGTGTGGACAAAGAAGG GACCATGAGGGTCACTGTGATTCTGGGAGCCCACAACATAAGTGACCGAGAATGGAGCCAGCAGAAGATCCGTGTTGGACACTGGGTCATCCATCCCAACTATTGCCGTGTTAGCTTCAAAAATGACATTGTGCTGCTGAAG CTGAAGCCAAGGGCCAGGATCACTAAGTACGTGCAGCTTCTCTCCTTGCCCAGGAGCAATGAACGtgtgacagcaggagctgaatGTAAGGTGTCCGGCTGGGGCTGGACATCGGTGACAGGGCTCAGGACTAACGTGATGAAGGAGGTGGAACTGAAGGtgcaaaatgaggaaaaatgtcAGCAATTCCCTAACTACCAGCATCAGTCTATGATCTGTGTTGGTGATGACTATGGTAAAAAGGCAGTTTACCAT GGTGATTCTGGTGGCCCATTAGTCTGCGGTCAGAAGGCTCATGGCATTGTTTCTCATGGACATAAACAATGCCTCTTCCCTGAGGTATTTACCAGAATCTCGTATTTTGAGCCCTGGATACGTGAACAGCTGAGGAGGTTTGCACTCCAAGAGCTGCCTGGGTCTCCCTCCTCTGACTAA